One Synergistetes bacterium HGW-Synergistetes-1 genomic window, GCTGCTTGCATTGTATTTCACCCGTCTTTACAGAACAACTGAAATACTTACATCAATATACGAGGCGTATATCAATACGTTGAGGTGAAGGAGCATCGCGTGTTGCTAAGCTAGCGCCGCGAGATGCCCCAATTGCCTGTTATTTGGGAGCCTTTTTGACAAGAGCATTAAGACTGTTTACAAGTTCTTTTATCCTTTTGTCATTGGCGGGTTTTTTAAGTGCCGCTTCAGCAGACATGTCCCTGCCCCAGTAAGCCCTGTTGGCATCCCTGTTCTGGTTCAGCACAGAGCCTTCAAACGTCATTCCTGCGAACAGACCCTTTGACATCGAGTAGCTGTAGATCGAGGCTTTGGCTCTGCTGTCAGTGGCAGCTGAGGTATCCCTGCCTACGGGACCGGCAGCTATCGCAACATCAGCGCCAAGCTTGAAGCTGTTTCCACCTGTAAACGCCCTGAGGCCATCTTCATTCGTAATTACCAATACAAGGCCAACAGACTGTGCTCCTATCTGGATCCCTATCGATGCGCCTGAAAGGCCCATAAAAGAGGGACCGTTCCATGTCCCGTTGGGATTCCTCAGGAGGACCAGGCCCTCTCCTACCTGTCCTCCAATCATTAGTCCGGCCTTTGTCACAGCAGGGAAGATCGCAACTCCCTTTCCCGACTTGATGACGTCGGCCATGCTTGCTGCATCATCCTGGGCTGCCATATCCCGTACAAGCTCGGCAGAAAGCCTTATTCTTCTTTCGTGTGCTTTTTCCTCTGCAAATGCTGTGAAGCCTGTCGAGAAGATAACGACTGCTGCCAAAATAAGGATCAACGCCCGGGACTTTGAAGTTTTGTTCATGTATATTCCCCCTGTTCGCTTGGTTTTTCAAACACGCACTTAATTCTATACCACAAGTATTGGCATTTGGTATGTAAAAAGCACTATAATAATTATCAGATCGGCAGAGACAAGGCGGTGGCTCATGTATGGAGAACAAGATATTCGCTCCCTGGAGGATGGCCTACATCCTATCAAATTCAGACGACAACGAACAAAAGGAACCCGGATGCATATTTTGTGAATTTCCAAAAATGAACGATGACGAAAAGAACCTCATACTCCACCGGGGCAAAGAATGCTTCGTCATACTTAACGCGTTCCCCTACAATCCGGGACACCTGATGGTAGTCCCATACCGTCATACAGCGGATTTACCGGGTCTGACCCCCTCAGAACTTTCAGAGATGATGTCACTGTGCCAGACATCCCACAGGGTCATCACCGAAGTAATGAAACCCCACGGGTTCAACATGGGAATGAATCTGGGAAAAGTTGCAGGTGCAGGGATAGACCAGCATCTCCACATGCACGTGGTACCGCGCTGGAACGGTGACACAAACTTCATGCCCGTCCTGGGGGAGGTCCGCGTAGTATCAGAGGCCCTTAATTCAACCTGGAAAAGGCTCAGGGAAAAGTGGCCGGAGTAGAAAACAGCTATTCTTTTATAGCTCCGGCAAAGGAGATCAACGTTGAGCTGACTGTCAAAAGGTCACGTTTTATTGGATCTGTGCGTATAGCTTTAGACCCGGATGAGGCCTCAGAAAAGTTAAAAGGTTTTGCCGAAATATTTCCCAAGGCGAATCATCATTGCTGGGCTTACAGGATCGGGACAGAAAACATACTGGAACACTGTTCTGATGCCGGAGAGCCTGCCGGTACAGCGGGGCGGCCGATTTTAGGGATGCTCAAGAGGCATTCCCTTCAAAACACCCTTCTCGTGGTCACTCGTTATTTCGGCGGGATCAAACTCGGGGTAAGGGGACTCATAGAGGCTTACGGCGAGGTAGCCGAACTTGCCGTCACAGAGGCAGGTACTGTCGAAATGGAGCTTAACCTTCAGCTTGATCTCTCCTGCAGCTACGAATACTCAAAAACCCTCTCCTCTTCGCTGAAAAAATGGGGTTTCGGGGAAGACAGGGTCTCCGCCCTGTACGGGGAAAACGTTGAGATGAAACTATATGTTCCATGTTCTTCAAAAGCAGAGATAGCCCCCTCGCTTGAAGAGATGTTTTTAAGGGGCATGCTTCAAAAACTCGAATGGGGAAAGAGTGCTGTACCAATAGTCAGGCACTGAACGAAAAATCCTTTGCCCCGCTGCTTTTATTCAACTTCTTCAAGGATCGGTAATTCTTCCTCCTGCTCTTTTACCTTCCCTGATATCACCGTTATCCATACATGGGCAGAATTACCAAATGCGTCAGCAGCAGAGATCTTATGCTTGCCTTCACTCATTTGCCACCAGACCTCCCCTGAACCTTCTGCGGGAGGACAGAGCCCTCCGTCAACAAACCAATAGATTTCTCCCTCGCCGCCTTTTGAGTTCAGAAGTATTTTTCCTCCTCCGCTTCCCATTATGTAGGACGCATTATTCCTGGGCGATGTTATCTCTATCATGGAAACTGTCCGCTCAATTTCCCTGTCCGAGAGGAAAAGCTCGATTTCAGGAGGCCACCTCACCTCCGGCCCGTTATCACCCATTACGTGAAGCCTGCAGGGTTCTCTTGAAGAGAGACCCTCAATAAAGATATCTATTACTCCCCTCGGACAGAGCGAATTGCGCGGAGAACCGGAGAGGGGACATACCTCTCCCTTTTTTACTTCAGAAGGATATTCAAACCAGTTTGTGCCGGGAGGCGTTATCTTTCTCATAATGCGTACGGTCGGCGGCGCAGCTGTCTTTATTCCGACCAGCGCCTGGTGGGGTTTCCCGGTCGGATCTCCAAACCAGACAACAAGCGTATACGGTTTTGTAACGGCGGCTGTCCATGCATCGCGTAAACCATACGAGGTTCCGGTCTTAAAGGCAATAACCGTACCATCTTCGCCGAAAAGTTCCCTGTAAAGAGGCATAAGCCTCCTTTCGTCCTTTAATATGTCTATCGTTAAAGCAGCGGCTCCGCTTGATATGATTTTTCTTTTTTCGACCGAGGGGGCTTCTTCTATCCAGCTGATAAGACCCGCGTTCCCTCCGGTTGCCAAAGTCCGGTATGCTCCTGCCGTCTCTAAAAGGGTCACCTCACACCCGCCAAGTACCAGGCTGTCTCCATACCACCCGGCATCCTTTGTGATGCCGCTGAAACCGAGCCTCCTATAAAGGTCCAGGAGCCTGTTTGGTCCAATATTCCTGAGGACTCTGACTGCAGGAACGTTTAGGGAATCGGCAAGGGCTGTTCTTGCCGAAACCGGTCCCCTGTAAATCCTGTCAAAGTTGCGGGGCGCTGTTTGTCCCATCGACATGGGTGTATCAGCAAGCAGGGATGAGGGGGTAAGTTTTCCTGACTCAAAAGCAAGCGCATATGCGAATGGCTTGAGCAGGGAACCGGGAGAACGGGGCGAGCTGCCGCAATCGACCCAGGATGCCGGTCCGTCTCCTTCTTCCCTCATATTACCCACATAGGCTCGGACCAGGCCGGTCTCGTTCTCAACTATAACAGCTGCAGCCGTGATCTCACTGGGAAGTCCCGAAAGTGCGAGTCTGAGTTCCTGTTCGGCAATATCCTGCATCCTTCTGTCTATGGAAGATCTTATGCGTCCGTATCTGTCACGAAGTCCGGGGGAAGCCCCCTGAGCTGCGGCATGCGCCGAAGCTTCCCTGCATGAAGAAGGTATAGCAAAGCGCTTTGCCGGGACAGATTCGAGCTTCGCCCTTCGGATCTCATCAGGGAAAGCGATACCGAGCTCCTCAAGTCTGTCTAGAAGACGGTCCCTTAATGCCAGGACCCTTTCAGGATGTCTGTCAGGGCGGTATAATGCCGGACCTCGCAGTAATCCGGCAAGAATTGCCGCTTCCGAAAGGGATAGTTCTTTGGCGGGTTTGCTGAACCAGGCCCTGGCGGCTGCTTCGATGCCCCTAATGTTGGATCCGAACGGAGCCTTGTTGAGGTAGAGCTCAAGTATCTCTCTTTTCGTCATCAGTCTTTCCAGCTGTATAGCCTGCCAGAACTCTGCCGCCTTGTTTCTGAGTGTCCTTTTCCTTGGTAAAGAAAGTCTTATCAGCTGTGTAGTTATCGTTGAGCCCCCGGATATTACCTTCCCTGCCCTCATATTCTGGATCATCGCCCTCAAGAGGGATATTCCGTCAACTCCCGGATGAGAAAAAAACCTCCTGTCTTCAAGGGCAACTGCCACTTTTGGCATCCACGCTCCCATTTCCTCCAATGGAACAGGCAGGGACCACTCTTCGTTTTTTGAAAGATATCCCTGAAGAGGCGCACCCCGCTTATCTGTAACTACTGTTGACCAGTGCCACTTTGTTATTTTTTCACCAGGAACAGAAAGGGCCGCTGTTAGAAAGACAAAAACAAGGATAAGCAGCAAGGGCCACGTTTTACGGACCTTACGGAAGTCTTTTTTCGAAGTATCAGATAAGTATTGTCTGAGCTTCATATCAAAGGATCGGATGAGCTGATATCCTACCTGATCTCTATCCTGCCGCCGCCGCTTACGCTGGAAACAGCTGGGTCGTACATACACTCTGCAGATATCTGCGGCACATCAAAAGCCCCTGATGTCACTGCCCTGAGTATGAATTTCCAGTC contains:
- a CDS encoding HIT family hydrolase, yielding MENKIFAPWRMAYILSNSDDNEQKEPGCIFCEFPKMNDDEKNLILHRGKECFVILNAFPYNPGHLMVVPYRHTADLPGLTPSELSEMMSLCQTSHRVITEVMKPHGFNMGMNLGKVAGAGIDQHLHMHVVPRWNGDTNFMPVLGEVRVVSEALNSTWKRLREKWPE
- the pbpC gene encoding penicillin-binding protein 1C, with product MKLRQYLSDTSKKDFRKVRKTWPLLLILVFVFLTAALSVPGEKITKWHWSTVVTDKRGAPLQGYLSKNEEWSLPVPLEEMGAWMPKVAVALEDRRFFSHPGVDGISLLRAMIQNMRAGKVISGGSTITTQLIRLSLPRKRTLRNKAAEFWQAIQLERLMTKREILELYLNKAPFGSNIRGIEAAARAWFSKPAKELSLSEAAILAGLLRGPALYRPDRHPERVLALRDRLLDRLEELGIAFPDEIRRAKLESVPAKRFAIPSSCREASAHAAAQGASPGLRDRYGRIRSSIDRRMQDIAEQELRLALSGLPSEITAAAVIVENETGLVRAYVGNMREEGDGPASWVDCGSSPRSPGSLLKPFAYALAFESGKLTPSSLLADTPMSMGQTAPRNFDRIYRGPVSARTALADSLNVPAVRVLRNIGPNRLLDLYRRLGFSGITKDAGWYGDSLVLGGCEVTLLETAGAYRTLATGGNAGLISWIEEAPSVEKRKIISSGAAALTIDILKDERRLMPLYRELFGEDGTVIAFKTGTSYGLRDAWTAAVTKPYTLVVWFGDPTGKPHQALVGIKTAAPPTVRIMRKITPPGTNWFEYPSEVKKGEVCPLSGSPRNSLCPRGVIDIFIEGLSSREPCRLHVMGDNGPEVRWPPEIELFLSDREIERTVSMIEITSPRNNASYIMGSGGGKILLNSKGGEGEIYWFVDGGLCPPAEGSGEVWWQMSEGKHKISAADAFGNSAHVWITVISGKVKEQEEELPILEEVE
- a CDS encoding thymidylate synthase — translated: MAPAKEINVELTVKRSRFIGSVRIALDPDEASEKLKGFAEIFPKANHHCWAYRIGTENILEHCSDAGEPAGTAGRPILGMLKRHSLQNTLLVVTRYFGGIKLGVRGLIEAYGEVAELAVTEAGTVEMELNLQLDLSCSYEYSKTLSSSLKKWGFGEDRVSALYGENVEMKLYVPCSSKAEIAPSLEEMFLRGMLQKLEWGKSAVPIVRH